GTGTGAGTCACTATGTAATCTGCTCTGTAGTAgtctgtcccctgtagctcagttagtagagcattgcgcttgcaacgccagggatgtgggttcgtttcccacagggggccagtatgaaaatgtatgcactcgctaactgtaagtcgctctggataagagcgtctgctaaatgactaaaatgtaaatgtagttattATCTATCGCAGTGAACAGATTGCAGGAGCTTGAGACAAATGCAAAGAAAACTGGCACAGGGTGGAAAGGCTGGAGGAGACTTTCCAGAACTGAGTGCAATAGAGAGGAGTGGTCCATGGCCTATGCTCCAAAGACTTAGGTAAGTAAGTATGAACAGATCCCTCCTTTCAATCCGTGGATGTGATCTACTGTACCAGTTGAGTGTGGCTTCAGGCAGGATGCGCTGCGGGCCTCTCAGGGTGGGGGGTTGTCCCAGTGTGTAGCTCTGGCTGTAGGTGGTCACGCCGTCGAATGGCAGccctatacacacacaaatgagaGTTATCATGAATAAACCCACATATAGCATCATACTGCACCTACGTCACAAGTTTAACATGTTATTGCCAATGAGCTTTGGCCAGCAGGCTCTCAACAAAGTAAGTGGTTTGGCCCGTattaaagcgtctcagagtagggagtgctgatctaggatcagggtggATGGTGGTGGCTCGCCCGTattaaagcgtctcagagtagggagtgctgatctaggatcagggtggATGGTGGTGGCTCGCCCGTattaaagcgtctcagagtagggagtgctgatctaggatcagggtggATGGTGGTGGCTCGCCCGTattaaagcgtctcagagtagggagtgctgatctaggatcagggtggATAGTGTTGAGTACTATGTCTCCCCCTACTGGGTGGCTATGGGACCTACCTAGGTGCATAAAGGCTGtacgtaccaaatggcaccctattcgctatatagtgccctacttttgaccaaagccctattctctatatagtgctgATAGGgttctggccaaaagtagtgcactatatagagactagggtgctatttgggacactaGGCTGTTGTTAGAAAGCCTACCTAGATGAATGAGGTTAGACTGGGTGGCTATGGGTATAGAACAGTGTTGAATATATTGTTCTATCTCTATAGGACCTACCTAGGTGCATGAGGTTAGACTGGGTGGCTATGCGCTGGTTGATCTGGCCTTCCAGCCTAGATGAGTGGGTCATGTCCCGACGGAACTGCTCCGCCCTCAACCCCTCCAACTGCAGCGGGGGCTCCGCATCACTTCCTGTGATAACAGGAACAGGtagtacacacacgtacattatGGGTGCTGGTCTATCATCTTGCACTAAAGGAGACCAAAACGGATCAACTGTGGAGTTATAAGGCCCTTCAAAGCCTCAAAGAAAAACATATAATAAACAGGGTGTTCCCTCTCCTACCTTCTCCACTGCCGATGTGAGGCAGCTCCACCCCGTCCTTGGCTTTGGTTGAGACCCCCAGTGCCGGGTCCCCTGTTGCCTGCATCCATGCCTCTTTCCGGGCAGGGCGGGACGGGCCGGAGTTATGAACTGAggtccaggagagagagggggagactgacCTTCTTTCCCCAGAGTCGAAGCTCGAACGCTTTGGTGGTATCTGGCTCTGCCCCTTTTCTCGAGGAGCTGTCCTCTCCACTGGGATCTTACTGAAATTCTCACTCTCCAACATAGCTGCCCTCACTGTTCTCCCCTtctgtagagagacacagagagagagacatagagagagagagagagagagagagagagagagagagagaggggagacagagagagaggggagagagagaggggggagagagagaggggagacagagagcgagagaggggagacagagagcgagaggtggagagagagaggagagagagagagagagagagagaggatagagatgtTTGAGACTGACTAAGATAAGATAATATCAATGCatctgaaaaagaaaaggagagtctcacactctaggagctcagatgcaataatttaataacctaataaccaacgtttggacagacaagctgtcttcatcagggtataatgacaaacactgcgggtcactagtttatatagtgtcaaaggacacacgcaggtgtctgtaatcatggccgggtgtggcttgATATCATTGGTTAATTTACAGATATAAATAGAACATATAAAAAACAAATGAatagcatacgatcatagatacaatttGACTACAAAGGCCAACAAACATTTataatgaatagcaaaatcacaataatcacaagaatgcCTTCAGATCAAAGTCTgtgttgagaccgaagggagcaagggtctttaaatgaaagatccaggcagcctctcgttttaatAATAAATTGTCGAGGTCATCCCCTCCTAGGGAGGGTGATgtgttcgatgccgatataacgtagggacaaaatcgagtggttcgcttccaaaaagtgggccgcaaatgtcgagtttttgcacctaatggtgctacgatgctCCGAGATTCATACTTTTAATTCGCTCTTCATTTTACCCACATAATTTTTTACCACAagacaagttataagataaataactgccttagtggagcacgtgataacacctttgattgggatgtgtttccctgtttgggggtgtttgaaggatctacatttgtaagtgccattgcattgagcgcagccattacacttgtagtttccatccTGTAGAGGCGCAAATAGACGTTGTGCAGGGATATTTTGGGATGGTAAATCAGAGTTCATTTGGGTCACGTTGCAGAAGAAAATGTTCCATGGCTTCAATACCGCCCTCGTGTGGAATATTTGTGTATAACgactcaacatcaaaagtaaCTAACAAAGTATTCTCAGGGAGAGGATCAAGAGATTCAATAATAGAGACCATACTGCTGGTgtcctttacaaaggaggggagctGTTCTGTGGTCTAATAAAAAAGTCAACAAAAGTCAATAAAGGGGCTGTTACTGCATCAATGCCCGCTACAATAGGATGCCCTGGAGGTTTTGCAACATTCTTGTATAATTTCGGCAAAGTATAGAAAGTGGCAATTTTAGGGTGTTGAATAGCCAAAAagtaatgttattttttggtgatTTGACCAGAACTTAAATACCCATCTAGGACAGTAAAGATAGTGTTCTGAAATTGGGAAGTGGGGTCACTTCTGAGTTTCTTGTAAAAGGTGTTGTCAAGCAGTTGTCTATGACACTCATTTACATAAACTGTCCTATCCATGAGTACAACCGACCCACCCTTATCAGCAGGGTGGGTAAGGACTGACGTATCGGATTGTAAATCAAGCAAAGCTTGTTTTTCATCCTTAGGTAAATTATGGAAAGATATGTACTCATGTTTGTTCTTAAGGAGATTACCAACATCTTTTTCAAGGAGTCTGCAATATATCTCAACAGAGTGATTGCGATTGGCTGGAGGTACAAAATAAGTCTTACTTCTAAAAGGAGGCGAAGTATGTGCAGGTGAGCAGCCTACCATGAAATGCCCCTAAGGTATGCCAGTCAAGGGACAGGTAAGTTAGTTCTTGTGCCTGAGGCTGATGGACTCACCTGAGTGAAGGCAGAGGCGGGGTTCCGTGGGCCGTTGGTACTGGTCTGGAAACACTGTCTGTGGTACTGAGCCCACACATCCACCaactgatagacagacaggcaggaagacaaacagacacacagatagacagacagacaggcaggaagacagacagacacacagatagacagacagacaggaagacagacacacagatagacagacagatagacagacagacagacagacaggcagacacagatagacagataggcaGGCCAAATCAGGGCAGTGTGaatgtgtacagtatgtatgtatggcaTTAGTATACAAGTGTAGAaaagtgttggtgtgtgtgtgagagagagagagagagagagagagagagagagagagagagagagagagagagagagagagagagagagagagagagagagagagagagttagttgtATGCTACCTTCTGGTGTGTGGTGCAAGAGGGCTCTGCATGGAGCCGGAACAGCGAGAGGGGCCGATCACTGGGGGGCTTGTAGTCAGCCCCATAGGTGCTTTGCTGCCCCACTCTGGCCTGAGGGCCCCaggactggaggagagaagagtggagCTAGATGGATGAACCGGCCTCACCTTCAACCAGCCAAAAGCATCAGTGAAAAGTCTTCATTCTCGTAAGATTTGAGACAATCTCATTGATGACCTATTCTTACGAGTTGAATAGCCTAGTTTTTATGTTATGAAAATGATCAATTATGGCAATGATAAACTATACTAGACATACCTGAATTTGCCTAAAAGAGTGCATTACATTGCTGTTGTTCCCTGATATTTAAGTTGGTCATTCATCAAAGATAAATCGGTGTGAACGCTAGCGAAACTAAAACTGGCTACATGGAACACTGGTTAAATGTATGTTGGAAAACACATAATAGTCTATGTTCCATAGAACGTTGGAACGTTTGAGTCACAATAACATAATTTTAATCAATTCCATAGTTACGCAGTGATATCATAAATAGGGTGATGTCACAGCATTCCCAAAAAATCTGAGTCTTCATAACCGTTCTAAAACCAAAAGTCATTAATGAAAACAGAAAAATGAACAATTCAATTCTCGTAATAAAATCAACCAAGAGTGGGCGGTTTCACTTCCTTCATTCTTCACAATACATGTCTTATTCACTGTATGGTTCTCTGTGTAGGCTATTATTCATTGTGTGACATCACAAGGGTTGGTCTTTTAGATTCAGTTAGTTAGAGGAACGTCATCTAACGCCCTGGACCAGAACTTGCAGCCTTGGGGTGTGAGAAAGGTGTGGACGCAGTCATATTTCACTGTAGTATTTGCCGCTGACTCAACGAAATAATAGCACACCTCTTAATTGCTTAGCCTACGTTTGTCAGGGGGAGTGTTTGGCTATACATTAATCACAATTGTAGGATTAGGATACCGTAAGAGAAAATCGGTCACAGTCAAGTCCAAGGTTCAAGTTATTGGTTAATTCACTTGTATGCGGAGAGTCTCTTGGAACATAATGGACACTCATGCGAAGGCAGGACAAGTTTACCTTCAACACCGAAATGTAGAAAAGGTAAGAACCTAACTTTATTTAGCTCACTTAATTGCACACATTCTGGTAACTTATCTATCTTGTTTGTGTAGAATGACAATGATAGCCAATAGGAACATATTGAATGCATTTAGATTTTTAATGCAGCTTTATAAGTCTTGTAATGTAAGATGagagtttttatttttgtttattcCGAGGGTATTGAAATTGGCTATTGATGTTATCATGTAAACTGCCGTCCCATTGTTTTGCTGCATGTACTGTGTATGACAGTAATCTAATCCCGATACCATTCCACTTTACAATTGAATGTATATGATTGCAGTATACGAGGACCTTTACTGTAGCCTACACGTTGAAGTCTTACTTGCAGAGTCAGGCTAAGTTGGTAATGGTGCGTGTGTAAAGGTATGAGGGGAGAACGGATCCTCACATGCGTGCCCAGACACAGTACTCCGCTCCCAGTTTCCTCACCGCACATTCCTCACAGCACATTCCAACAAAGCTgtttgtcccaaatggaaccctattccctttttagtgcactacttttgaccaggactcataggactttggtcaaaagtagtgcactatatagtggatagggtaccatttgggacgtacactgAAACACTGCGAGGCACACTTAAAACAGAGGGAGGGGCCAGGGCAGGTACTGTACCTGAGCACACATAC
The Coregonus clupeaformis isolate EN_2021a unplaced genomic scaffold, ASM2061545v1 scaf0314, whole genome shotgun sequence genome window above contains:
- the LOC121559488 gene encoding uncharacterized protein LOC121559488 — protein: MHSFRQIQSWGPQARVGQQSTYGADYKPPSDRPLSLFRLHAEPSCTTHQKLVDVWAQYHRQCFQTSTNGPRNPASAFTQKGRTVRAAMLESENFSKIPVERTAPREKGQSQIPPKRSSFDSGERRSVSPSLSWTSVHNSGPSRPARKEAWMQATGDPALGVSTKAKDGVELPHIGSGEGSDAEPPLQLEGLRAEQFRRDMTHSSRLEGQINQRIATQSNLMHLGLPFDGVTTYSQSYTLGQPPTLRGPQRILPEATLNWRAWESEYQDRYQGPDRYVPGQRKPPSGLDQTRGHIRSEYQRHFTKKNYPGLARTKTSPAYRDD